Proteins found in one Paenibacillus dendritiformis genomic segment:
- a CDS encoding helix-turn-helix transcriptional regulator, giving the protein MIGMNICVLRKKHKMSQEQLFEKVNVSRQTVAKWENGDALPDIFKCKLLADIFQVTLDQLSRNMSEEEANRLGPKGKQFFGVVKVGERGQIVIPKQAREMYQIQAGDKLIVLGEDATKGIALLKSNEFMEFVEIIQKAEREVDDSE; this is encoded by the coding sequence ATGATTGGTATGAATATTTGTGTTTTGCGTAAAAAGCATAAAATGAGTCAGGAACAATTATTTGAGAAGGTAAACGTATCACGACAGACCGTAGCCAAGTGGGAAAACGGGGATGCCTTGCCCGATATTTTTAAATGCAAGCTACTCGCTGATATTTTTCAAGTAACCCTGGATCAATTATCCCGTAATATGAGTGAAGAAGAGGCGAATCGGCTCGGTCCCAAGGGGAAGCAGTTCTTTGGTGTTGTGAAGGTAGGAGAGCGGGGACAGATTGTGATTCCCAAACAGGCACGCGAAATGTATCAGATTCAAGCGGGTGATAAGCTGATTGTCTTGGGAGAAGATGCGACAAAAGGAATTGCTCTCTTAAAAAGTAATGAATTCATGGAATTTGTGGAGATAATTCAAAAAGCTGAGCGGGAGGTAGATGACTCAGAATGA
- a CDS encoding GNAT family N-acetyltransferase: MNPELHTERLHLRKMKVSDSSSLFKIWSDPEVTKFMNINCFTDENQAKDMIKLLDELSQDNKAIRFSIIEIESNEIIGSCGYNSIDFENAKAEIGYDIARAFWGRGYASEAICSLLDYAFSSLKLNRIEAKVEPANVNSVKVLQKLNFTFEGTLRQYEKVNGKLNDLNMYSKLRTD; this comes from the coding sequence TTGAATCCAGAGTTACACACAGAACGTTTACATTTGAGAAAAATGAAGGTATCGGATTCGTCTAGTTTGTTTAAAATTTGGTCTGATCCAGAAGTTACGAAGTTCATGAATATAAATTGTTTTACTGATGAAAATCAGGCAAAAGATATGATTAAACTCCTTGATGAACTTTCTCAAGATAACAAAGCTATTCGTTTCTCCATAATTGAAATTGAATCAAATGAAATCATAGGTTCTTGTGGTTACAATTCCATAGATTTTGAAAATGCAAAGGCAGAAATCGGATATGACATTGCTAGAGCATTTTGGGGAAGAGGATACGCTTCAGAAGCTATCTGTTCTTTGTTAGATTACGCATTCTCATCTTTAAAGCTGAATCGAATCGAAGCAAAAGTAGAACCCGCGAACGTGAATTCAGTAAAAGTATTACAAAAGTTAAACTTTACGTTTGAGGGAACACTGAGACAGTATGAAAAAGTAAACGGAAAGCTTAACGATCTCAATATGTATTCAAAATTAAGAACAGATTGA
- a CDS encoding HamA C-terminal domain-containing protein: MTSIFGSENVVIEQITESALKAYLVGFDIDDKGQKKYRWRNLVNILQDALTEFAFGYHEGEVVHISQSTRLLYEAASAVYKIDEFVETKKIYVDEDSFIEDDDIDKKYLKRGEFGELILHLLLRDYHNTIPLLSKIYFKDSYGVPVHGFDAVHIEPNSKTLWLGESKLYIDGKKGIEALIGDIKEHFKHDYLNQEFTLISKKIKHMSGDTIPEKQHWINLMDRNKALKEVFSSINIPLICTYSSNLFYEYDDETDPEFIAFFEDEIRNLVNHFNLKNDHPLKSHLNIILLLFPVQCKNTLIRRMHKKLYTLQGIYDDE, from the coding sequence ATGACAAGTATATTTGGTTCTGAGAATGTAGTCATCGAGCAAATTACGGAATCAGCACTAAAAGCTTATCTTGTTGGTTTTGATATTGATGACAAAGGTCAGAAAAAATATAGATGGAGAAACCTGGTGAATATATTACAAGATGCCCTTACTGAATTTGCTTTTGGGTACCATGAGGGTGAGGTTGTCCATATCTCACAATCTACGAGATTATTGTATGAAGCGGCTAGTGCAGTGTATAAAATCGATGAGTTTGTTGAAACCAAAAAGATTTATGTCGATGAAGATAGCTTTATAGAAGATGATGACATAGATAAAAAGTACCTAAAAAGAGGAGAGTTCGGCGAATTAATACTTCACCTACTCTTACGTGATTACCATAATACTATACCGTTATTATCAAAAATTTATTTTAAGGATTCATATGGTGTCCCTGTACATGGTTTTGATGCTGTACACATTGAACCAAACTCAAAGACGCTGTGGTTGGGTGAGTCGAAGTTATACATTGATGGAAAGAAAGGCATTGAAGCACTTATTGGTGACATAAAAGAACACTTTAAACATGATTATTTGAATCAGGAGTTTACTTTAATTAGCAAAAAAATAAAACATATGTCTGGAGATACAATTCCCGAAAAACAACATTGGATAAATTTAATGGATCGAAATAAGGCTTTAAAAGAGGTATTTTCCTCAATAAATATTCCATTAATTTGCACCTACTCAAGTAATTTGTTTTATGAGTACGATGATGAAACGGATCCTGAATTCATAGCATTTTTTGAGGATGAAATAAGGAATTTAGTGAATCATTTTAACCTAAAAAATGACCATCCCTTAAAATCACATTTAAATATCATCCTCTTATTATT
- a CDS encoding MFS transporter, with amino-acid sequence MKTPTVPYKGTDKLIIGIVFGVITFWLFAQSMVNIVPDVQADLGISLDTLNIAISLTALFSGIFIVVAGGLADKFGRMKLTYIGLILSIIGSLLLILAHGSGMLIAGRVIQGLSAACIMPATLALMKTYFEGAERQRALSFWSIGSWGGSGVCSFAGGAIATYMGWRWIFVFSIVFAVLAMLLIKGTPESKSQVEPSDSKARFDFGGLVAFVITLVTLNLIITRGSSFGWTSAITLSLAAVFLVSMFIFFKIELRHANGFIDFTLFKNKAYTGATVSNFLLNAAAGTLVVANTYVQIGRGFTAFESGLLSLGYLVCVLVMIRVGEKLLQKHGSRKPMITGSLITAIGIALMSFTFVPGFLYTLLVFVGFMLFGIGLGMYATPSTDTAVSNAPESKVGIASGIYKMASSLGGSFGVAISASVYGVIAAAGSIELAAMIGLLTNVAFCVVSLLSVIITAPKGSKKENAALAPAAK; translated from the coding sequence ATGAAGACACCAACAGTTCCGTATAAAGGCACCGATAAGCTTATCATAGGGATCGTGTTCGGGGTTATCACTTTCTGGCTCTTCGCGCAATCCATGGTTAACATCGTTCCTGACGTCCAGGCTGATCTCGGAATATCTCTTGATACGCTGAATATAGCCATCAGCTTGACGGCGTTATTCTCGGGGATTTTTATCGTCGTTGCCGGTGGCCTGGCGGACAAGTTCGGACGAATGAAGCTGACGTACATTGGGCTCATTCTTAGTATTATAGGTTCCTTGTTGCTCATTCTCGCGCATGGTTCCGGAATGCTGATCGCAGGCCGGGTGATCCAAGGTCTGTCTGCAGCCTGTATCATGCCGGCTACGCTGGCTCTGATGAAGACGTACTTCGAGGGAGCCGAGAGACAACGGGCGCTAAGCTTCTGGTCCATCGGATCTTGGGGCGGCTCCGGGGTATGCTCCTTCGCCGGCGGCGCCATCGCAACGTACATGGGCTGGCGCTGGATCTTTGTCTTCTCGATCGTGTTCGCTGTGCTCGCGATGCTGCTCATCAAGGGTACGCCGGAGAGCAAGAGTCAGGTCGAACCATCGGACAGCAAGGCTCGCTTCGATTTCGGCGGCCTGGTTGCGTTCGTGATTACGCTGGTTACCCTGAACCTGATCATTACGCGGGGCTCCTCCTTCGGCTGGACAAGCGCGATTACATTGTCTCTTGCTGCCGTGTTCCTTGTGTCGATGTTCATTTTCTTCAAAATTGAGCTCCGCCATGCGAATGGATTCATTGACTTTACTCTGTTCAAAAATAAAGCCTATACCGGGGCAACCGTGTCGAACTTCTTATTGAATGCCGCAGCAGGCACCTTGGTTGTCGCGAATACGTACGTTCAGATCGGGCGCGGATTTACCGCCTTCGAATCCGGGCTATTGTCCCTTGGCTACTTGGTGTGCGTTCTCGTCATGATTCGTGTCGGCGAGAAGCTGCTGCAGAAGCATGGCTCCCGTAAGCCAATGATTACGGGCTCACTCATTACGGCGATTGGGATTGCCTTGATGTCATTCACCTTTGTCCCCGGCTTTCTCTATACGCTGCTCGTCTTTGTCGGCTTCATGCTCTTCGGTATCGGACTTGGCATGTATGCGACGCCATCGACGGATACGGCGGTCTCCAATGCGCCGGAGAGCAAGGTCGGTATTGCGTCCGGGATCTATAAAATGGCGAGCTCGCTCGGCGGTTCGTTCGGTGTCGCCATCTCCGCAAGCGTGTACGGGGTTATCGCTGCTGCCGGAAGTATAGAGCTGGCCGCCATGATCGGGCTGTTGACGAACGTTGCATTCTGTGTGGTATCCTTACTGTCGGTTATTATCACGGCACCAAAGGGCAGCAAAAAAGAGAATGCAGCTCTCGCTCCGGCTGCAAAATAA
- a CDS encoding amidohydrolase, producing MREPLLAMLDARKDEIIAIRRHLHAHPELSFQEEQTAKYIRDFYQGKDVKLDTEAGNGHGIIVTIQGGKPGKTIALRADFDALPIQEETGLPFASENPGVMHACGHDGHTAYLLVLADCLIQLKDELPGTIKIIHQHAEETPPGGAKSIVESGLLDDVDQIFGVHVFPTGDVGEVMYRSGYAMAGRSYFKLGIQGKGGHGSSPHMANDAIVAAAHFVTTVQTIISRRLNPFDTGVVTIGSFDGKGSFNVIKDYVELEGDVRYMTTETQALIDKEMHRIVRGIEETFGVQATLTYTADYPPLYNHPEVTANVVRYLEQGVGDYLTAIHEGDMLSGSEDFAYYLEKIPGCFFYIGCKPKNAEEVYFNHHPKFDIDEDGLLVAAKSVAEVVCGYYGLK from the coding sequence ATGCGTGAACCATTATTAGCGATGCTCGATGCACGTAAGGATGAGATCATTGCGATTCGCAGACATCTGCATGCCCATCCGGAGCTATCTTTCCAAGAGGAACAAACCGCGAAGTATATTCGCGACTTCTATCAAGGCAAAGACGTGAAGCTGGATACGGAAGCCGGAAACGGGCATGGCATTATCGTCACGATTCAAGGCGGCAAGCCGGGCAAGACGATAGCGCTGCGGGCTGATTTTGATGCACTTCCCATTCAGGAGGAGACGGGTCTTCCCTTTGCTTCTGAAAATCCCGGCGTCATGCACGCTTGCGGCCACGACGGGCATACCGCTTACTTGCTCGTGCTGGCGGACTGCCTGATTCAGCTCAAGGATGAGCTTCCCGGCACGATTAAGATCATTCACCAGCATGCGGAGGAAACGCCTCCCGGGGGTGCGAAGAGCATCGTGGAGTCCGGCCTTCTTGATGACGTGGATCAGATCTTCGGCGTTCACGTTTTCCCTACGGGGGATGTTGGTGAAGTCATGTATCGCAGCGGATACGCGATGGCAGGCCGCAGCTACTTCAAGCTCGGCATTCAAGGGAAAGGCGGCCACGGCTCCTCGCCACATATGGCCAATGACGCGATCGTGGCTGCCGCGCACTTCGTCACGACGGTGCAGACGATCATTAGCCGGCGCCTGAATCCATTCGATACCGGCGTCGTGACGATCGGATCCTTCGACGGCAAAGGCAGCTTTAACGTCATCAAGGACTATGTCGAGCTGGAAGGCGATGTGCGTTACATGACGACAGAGACCCAGGCGCTAATCGATAAAGAGATGCATCGCATCGTCAGAGGGATTGAAGAAACGTTCGGCGTACAAGCGACCTTAACCTATACGGCCGATTATCCGCCGCTCTACAATCATCCCGAGGTGACCGCGAACGTCGTTCGTTATCTGGAGCAGGGAGTCGGCGATTATTTGACAGCTATCCATGAAGGCGATATGCTATCCGGGTCTGAGGACTTTGCGTACTATTTGGAAAAAATCCCGGGCTGCTTCTTCTACATTGGCTGCAAGCCGAAGAACGCAGAAGAGGTCTACTTCAATCACCATCCGAAGTTCGATATCGACGAAGATGGGCTGCTCGTGGCCGCGAAGTCGGTTGCCGAAGTGGTGTGCGGGTATTATGGGTTGAAGTGA
- a CDS encoding helix-turn-helix transcriptional regulator — MKKSERLNDMIRYLNSREFFNLQDLMEKYHISKSTALRDISSLEQLGMPIYAEHGRHGRYGILKNRLLSPITFTMDEVHALYFAMLTLEAYQSTPFHLSVTQLNEKFENCLSKNQIKQIHQMKKILEFEAYQHHHVSRFLDKILKSILHESTCKLQYVKNNEKKSYQVQFFKISAKFGQWYATGIELNTNKYRVFRCDRITGIEEEDNKPHFSIDELLSRSLEMYQSEKSIEFEVEIIEQAKDLFYKEHYPSMKIENDHKTVIKGFYNPGEEEFIADYFMRYGHHVVSVKPESLKQLIQERAESLFNHYQKL, encoded by the coding sequence ATGAAGAAATCAGAAAGATTAAATGACATGATAAGATACTTGAACAGTCGAGAGTTCTTTAATTTACAGGACCTCATGGAGAAGTACCATATTTCAAAAAGTACAGCTCTGCGCGATATTAGTTCATTGGAACAATTAGGTATGCCTATTTATGCGGAGCATGGCAGACATGGCCGATATGGTATCTTAAAAAATAGATTGTTATCCCCCATTACTTTTACGATGGATGAAGTGCATGCGCTGTACTTTGCCATGTTGACGTTAGAAGCTTATCAATCAACCCCGTTTCATTTAAGCGTTACCCAACTTAATGAAAAGTTTGAAAACTGTCTTTCCAAAAATCAAATCAAACAGATTCACCAAATGAAAAAAATCCTGGAATTTGAAGCATATCAGCATCATCATGTGAGCCGTTTTTTAGATAAGATTCTAAAAAGCATTCTTCATGAGAGTACCTGTAAGCTTCAATATGTAAAAAATAATGAGAAAAAAAGCTACCAGGTTCAATTTTTCAAAATTTCCGCTAAATTTGGTCAATGGTACGCCACTGGAATCGAGTTAAATACAAATAAATATCGAGTTTTCAGATGTGATAGAATAACCGGGATCGAAGAAGAGGACAACAAGCCACACTTTTCGATAGATGAACTCCTTAGTCGTTCATTAGAAATGTATCAATCAGAGAAGAGTATTGAGTTTGAAGTAGAGATTATAGAACAAGCAAAGGATCTGTTTTATAAAGAGCATTATCCTTCCATGAAAATAGAAAATGATCATAAAACAGTTATTAAGGGCTTCTATAATCCAGGAGAAGAGGAGTTTATCGCGGACTATTTTATGAGATATGGTCATCATGTGGTATCCGTGAAGCCTGAATCCTTAAAACAACTTATCCAGGAAAGAGCAGAGAGTCTCTTTAATCACTATCAAAAATTATAA
- a CDS encoding VOC family protein, with translation MSATLEAAIFLSMNGKAKEAVDFYKKHFNAEELLLVTYEDMAKRDSSLQLTDENKNNIAHSVLSLGKTKVMLAEDTMDATEMYVVGNNTSLCIQSADLEEIEHFYKSLTTDERVRIIVPLSANVFSKAYGIIEDPFGIQIQLMFDDRLQ, from the coding sequence ATGAGTGCCACATTAGAAGCAGCTATTTTCTTATCCATGAACGGAAAAGCAAAAGAAGCTGTAGATTTTTACAAGAAGCATTTTAATGCCGAGGAATTGTTGCTTGTTACTTACGAAGATATGGCAAAACGCGACAGCTCGCTGCAGCTTACCGATGAAAATAAGAATAATATTGCTCACTCTGTCTTATCCCTCGGAAAAACCAAAGTCATGCTGGCAGAAGATACAATGGATGCAACAGAAATGTATGTAGTTGGCAACAACACCTCATTGTGCATTCAAAGTGCGGACTTAGAGGAAATCGAACATTTTTATAAGAGCTTGACTACAGATGAACGAGTGAGAATCATTGTTCCTTTATCTGCTAATGTGTTTAGCAAGGCATACGGTATTATTGAAGATCCGTTCGGTATTCAAATACAGTTAATGTTCGATGATAGATTACAATAA
- a CDS encoding helix-turn-helix domain-containing protein: protein MPNAATHNNYEISMENIRSMPPTSYFGTKILFVISGSLTVNCTARDYKLQAHDILILNRNVRHEMSSQEDNIVIVLSLTAQFFAQHDKSYFSYHFDCFSREMDRGREQMVALLRRYLAEIMIAYSRTGELPNLELQSSLFQTMLLLTRFFKTEAPMREGSSHDDERIMRIIQEIEQRYDEPITLHEIAQKEYLSVSYLSRYFKKMTGFGFVQYVNLVRLKHSLDDLLHSTDSLSHIALKHGFASSKNFNAVFKSAYGMSPAKYRKEHLERQDDAQPAANHASEPRTVLQSPDILAKLAQYIETGEQISDISEAVFEKRQIELDPTRQEEVAASTHVLFIGQLKELLNENVKEQLLMAKKELRIRYIGIRNLIFGKTLLPEVETDELVATSTPFMNSDLALQFLQDHHLHLLIRIEYQEISSDENKYFELLDKFIRHSIHIFGRDTVAKWRFLYYEPHVTIASPEELRRIYLRLQSLVKSREERVQVGTYLPFSERTGTTTAPHEWQVSHGGVIDFLAYEANPNEVVDFDKSADDDFTETQDYILSVTTKLKAFLRKYRMEKPLFLMSWNTLTGNTRYTNGTFFRGALVMRAVLDLSREVNAIGFWINTEQHEEERSARNISIDGLELFHFFNGKRPAYYAVMFKERLRGRIVAQGKDYVMTEHADGYQLALLNCNNFNPRFSVEELFLRQRKKEMHIRLLGMKPGAYQIRKFQFDRDHGALYSEWGKLNSKHGVDQEIMNYVIHRSIPSLKVIDEQVSEDWSFYVYLDMNAIHFYEFRRTFDAML, encoded by the coding sequence ATGCCGAATGCAGCAACCCACAACAACTATGAGATCAGCATGGAAAATATTCGGTCGATGCCGCCAACGAGTTATTTTGGAACGAAGATCCTGTTTGTGATCAGCGGGAGCCTGACCGTGAATTGTACAGCTCGTGATTATAAGCTGCAGGCTCATGATATCTTGATCCTGAACCGCAATGTCAGGCATGAGATGTCAAGCCAGGAGGACAATATCGTCATCGTGCTGAGCCTGACGGCACAGTTCTTTGCCCAGCATGATAAATCGTACTTCTCCTATCACTTCGACTGCTTCTCGCGGGAGATGGACCGCGGGCGCGAGCAGATGGTCGCCCTTCTGCGGCGTTATCTTGCCGAGATCATGATTGCCTACTCGCGAACAGGCGAGCTTCCGAACCTGGAACTGCAGAGCAGCTTATTCCAAACGATGCTGCTGCTGACTCGTTTCTTTAAGACCGAGGCTCCCATGCGGGAAGGGAGTTCTCACGACGACGAACGGATTATGCGCATCATTCAGGAGATTGAGCAGCGCTACGACGAGCCGATTACCTTACATGAGATCGCTCAGAAGGAGTATCTATCCGTTTCTTACCTCTCTCGATATTTCAAGAAAATGACAGGCTTTGGATTCGTCCAGTACGTCAATCTGGTACGGCTGAAGCATAGTCTGGATGATCTGCTTCATTCCACAGATTCGTTATCTCATATCGCGTTAAAGCACGGATTTGCAAGCTCGAAAAACTTCAATGCCGTATTTAAATCGGCCTACGGGATGTCCCCGGCCAAATACCGGAAGGAGCATTTGGAGCGGCAGGACGATGCACAGCCAGCGGCTAACCATGCTTCCGAGCCCAGAACGGTGCTGCAATCCCCGGATATTCTGGCGAAGCTTGCTCAGTACATTGAGACAGGGGAGCAGATCTCGGATATTAGTGAGGCTGTATTTGAGAAAAGGCAGATCGAGCTTGACCCAACCCGGCAGGAGGAAGTGGCGGCTTCCACGCATGTTCTCTTCATCGGACAGCTTAAGGAACTCCTCAATGAGAATGTCAAAGAGCAGCTTCTCATGGCCAAGAAGGAGCTCCGTATCCGTTATATCGGAATTCGCAACCTGATCTTTGGCAAGACGCTGCTTCCCGAAGTGGAGACGGATGAACTGGTGGCGACCTCTACGCCGTTCATGAATTCCGATCTGGCTCTCCAGTTCCTGCAAGATCATCATCTCCATCTCCTGATCCGCATCGAATACCAGGAGATTTCCTCCGACGAGAACAAGTATTTCGAGCTGCTGGACAAGTTTATCCGTCACTCGATTCACATTTTTGGACGGGATACGGTAGCGAAGTGGCGCTTCCTGTATTATGAGCCTCATGTCACGATTGCCTCCCCGGAAGAGCTTCGGCGGATATATCTTCGCCTTCAGTCTTTAGTGAAGAGCAGGGAAGAGCGAGTGCAGGTGGGGACCTATCTTCCTTTTTCCGAACGAACAGGGACAACGACTGCACCGCATGAATGGCAAGTAAGCCACGGCGGCGTGATTGACTTCCTTGCCTACGAAGCGAATCCGAACGAAGTCGTTGATTTCGATAAATCGGCTGATGATGATTTCACCGAAACGCAGGACTATATCCTCTCCGTTACGACCAAACTGAAAGCTTTTTTAAGGAAGTATCGTATGGAAAAACCGCTGTTTCTCATGTCTTGGAATACGTTGACCGGGAATACGAGATATACAAACGGAACGTTTTTCCGCGGTGCCTTAGTGATGAGGGCGGTGCTGGATCTAAGCCGTGAGGTTAACGCGATCGGCTTCTGGATCAATACGGAGCAGCATGAGGAGGAGCGCAGTGCTCGCAATATAAGCATTGACGGGCTGGAGCTGTTTCACTTTTTCAATGGAAAGAGACCTGCTTATTACGCGGTCATGTTCAAGGAACGTTTGCGGGGGCGAATAGTCGCACAAGGGAAAGATTATGTAATGACGGAGCATGCAGATGGATACCAGCTTGCTCTATTGAACTGCAATAACTTCAATCCACGCTTCTCGGTGGAAGAGCTGTTTCTGAGACAGCGGAAGAAGGAGATGCATATTCGCCTGCTTGGCATGAAGCCAGGCGCGTATCAGATTCGCAAATTCCAATTCGACCGCGATCATGGGGCCTTGTATTCGGAGTGGGGGAAGCTCAACAGCAAGCATGGCGTCGATCAGGAGATTATGAATTATGTCATTCACCGATCTATCCCTTCCTTGAAAGTCATTGACGAGCAGGTCAGCGAGGATTGGTCCTTTTATGTGTACTTGGACATGAACGCGATTCACTTTTATGAGTTCCGCAGAACGTTCGATGCTATGCTATAA
- a CDS encoding M20 family metallopeptidase, with protein MKTELFRRLDEKKERIIEIRRYLHAHPELSFQEENTAKYIAEFYTDKPCDVREHVGGHGVVVTIDSGKPGKTLAIRADFDALPITEQTGLPFASKNPGVMHACGHDGHTAYMLVLAETLMEMKDQLAGKVVILHQPAEETPPGGAIHMIQDGCLGGVDHVLGIHVMSTMETGGIFYREGPIQTGRAYFKVKIQGKGGHGSSPHMANDAIVAASEFVCAVQTIVSRRLNPFDVGSITIGSFDGKGSFNVIKDSVELEGDVRAMTEETRSLIEKEIRRILSGLQEMFGITYELEYNNDYPVLINDPAFTEFVVKSLTQSDIPEVTSIERCEPQPPSEDFAYYAQQRPSVFFYIGAMPDNGEYYPHHHPRFDINEDCLQIAAKVMGALVIDYMKEGERDEDTNSSV; from the coding sequence ATGAAGACGGAACTATTTAGACGACTGGATGAGAAAAAAGAACGCATCATTGAGATCAGACGGTATCTGCATGCGCATCCGGAGCTTTCCTTCCAGGAGGAGAACACCGCGAAGTATATCGCTGAATTCTATACAGATAAGCCCTGTGACGTTCGCGAGCATGTCGGCGGCCACGGGGTGGTTGTCACAATTGATAGCGGCAAGCCGGGCAAGACCTTGGCGATCCGCGCGGATTTCGACGCGCTGCCGATCACGGAGCAGACGGGACTTCCCTTTGCCTCGAAGAATCCGGGCGTCATGCACGCTTGCGGACATGATGGGCATACGGCTTACATGCTTGTCCTTGCCGAGACGTTGATGGAGATGAAGGATCAGTTAGCGGGCAAGGTCGTTATTTTGCATCAACCCGCGGAAGAAACGCCGCCCGGCGGAGCGATTCATATGATTCAGGACGGCTGCCTGGGTGGGGTGGACCATGTGCTCGGCATCCACGTCATGTCTACCATGGAGACGGGAGGAATCTTCTACCGGGAAGGACCGATCCAGACGGGACGCGCCTACTTCAAGGTGAAGATTCAAGGGAAAGGCGGTCATGGCTCCTCGCCGCATATGGCCAATGACGCCATTGTTGCCGCAAGCGAATTCGTATGCGCCGTGCAAACGATCGTGAGCCGCCGCTTGAATCCATTTGATGTCGGCTCCATTACGATTGGCTCCTTTGACGGAAAAGGAAGCTTCAATGTCATTAAAGACTCGGTCGAGCTTGAAGGCGATGTCCGGGCGATGACGGAAGAGACCCGCAGCTTGATTGAAAAGGAAATTCGCCGCATCTTATCCGGGCTTCAAGAAATGTTCGGGATCACGTATGAGCTTGAGTACAACAATGACTATCCTGTTCTTATCAATGATCCGGCATTCACGGAATTCGTGGTGAAGTCGCTGACTCAGAGCGACATTCCTGAGGTCACCTCGATCGAACGCTGTGAACCGCAGCCGCCTTCAGAGGATTTCGCTTATTACGCGCAGCAGCGTCCAAGCGTATTTTTCTATATAGGCGCGATGCCTGACAATGGAGAGTATTACCCTCATCATCACCCTAGATTCGATATCAATGAAGACTGCTTGCAGATTGCTGCTAAAGTCATGGGTGCACTCGTTATAGACTACATGAAAGAGGGCGAAAGAGATGAAGACACCAACAGTTCCGTATAA
- a CDS encoding macrolide family glycosyltransferase, translating to MSKIVFFSIPAHGHTNPTIPVVTELVNRGHQVWYYSFLEFQGKIEGAGAAFIACDEFLPQLSHKELNRKVGKDFAALIEMVADTTIALDEKVCKELREIQPDCIVSDSLCFWGKLFAKKLGIPYICSTTTFAFNQYTAKLMKRGFIELWRMIVGLPRINKKIQLLKDHGYEVENFVSIIQNNNETDTIVYTAKEFQPMAGTFSERYAFVGPSIRQSPPVQNNKKDRKIIYVSLGTILNQNQDFYQNLIQAFADTDYDVVMSVGEKTEISSLGSIPGNFTVKNFVDQISVLQTADVFITHCGMNSANESLYFGVPMVLFPQHSEQRVVADRVAELGAGLKLKGKKPKYLAAAVSEVLANRTYQENAQKLSETFQSAGGAVEAANMILSKIRERS from the coding sequence ATGAGCAAAATTGTATTTTTTTCGATACCCGCACATGGTCATACCAATCCGACCATTCCGGTGGTAACCGAGTTAGTCAATAGAGGACATCAAGTTTGGTATTATTCCTTTCTAGAATTTCAGGGGAAAATAGAAGGTGCTGGCGCTGCATTTATTGCTTGTGATGAATTCTTGCCCCAGCTATCACATAAAGAATTGAATCGTAAGGTTGGCAAAGATTTTGCAGCATTGATTGAAATGGTTGCCGATACGACCATTGCTTTGGATGAAAAGGTTTGTAAGGAATTAAGGGAAATTCAGCCGGATTGTATTGTATCCGACTCTTTATGTTTTTGGGGAAAATTATTTGCAAAAAAACTAGGAATTCCATATATTTGTTCGACTACTACCTTTGCTTTTAATCAGTATACAGCGAAACTGATGAAGCGGGGTTTCATAGAATTATGGAGAATGATCGTGGGTTTGCCCCGAATAAACAAAAAAATTCAGTTGTTAAAGGATCATGGGTATGAAGTAGAGAATTTTGTCTCGATTATTCAAAATAATAATGAAACGGACACCATTGTTTATACTGCGAAAGAATTCCAGCCGATGGCGGGTACCTTTTCTGAGCGATATGCTTTTGTCGGACCATCCATCAGGCAGTCTCCGCCGGTACAGAATAATAAAAAAGATAGAAAAATAATCTACGTTTCCCTTGGGACTATACTTAATCAAAATCAAGATTTTTACCAAAACCTTATCCAGGCATTTGCAGATACGGACTATGATGTTGTGATGTCAGTCGGTGAAAAAACTGAGATTTCTTCTCTTGGCAGCATACCAGGAAATTTCACTGTGAAAAACTTCGTGGATCAGATATCGGTATTACAGACAGCAGATGTATTTATTACCCATTGCGGCATGAATAGTGCGAATGAAAGCCTGTATTTTGGAGTTCCAATGGTTTTATTTCCGCAACATAGCGAACAAAGAGTAGTGGCTGATCGGGTTGCTGAACTGGGTGCAGGATTAAAATTGAAAGGAAAGAAGCCCAAATATTTGGCAGCAGCGGTATCTGAGGTATTGGCGAATCGGACATATCAGGAAAATGCGCAGAAACTGTCAGAAACTTTTCAGAGTGCTGGCGGTGCAGTAGAAGCAGCCAATATGATTTTAAGTAAAATTAGAGAGAGATCTTAA